The following proteins are co-located in the Vanessa cardui chromosome 15, ilVanCard2.1, whole genome shotgun sequence genome:
- the LOC124535875 gene encoding uncharacterized protein LOC124535875, which produces MFCEIPEFGRCCFCMPLRKGILVFGYLNLLFSAFMVAVYSYSVHNDAGILLVYHGVPAEMDDKLCIAIFCVDILFNIALVYGAHKKIMSYLRIFYYYTIATVVAVVLLEIISIIDSGRIEALELMTLFFTGLCIHLYLLFLVRSLLKKMDMSGHTYENQLHQFINGELKVDVNGIYPSTVVPIESV; this is translated from the exons ATGTTCTGCGAAATACCAGAATTTGGGAGATGCTGTTTCTGCATGCCTTTAAGGAAAGGGATATTAGTTTTCGGCTACTTAAATCtt CTTTTTTCTGCGTTTATGGTTGCTGTATACAGTTATTCAGTCCACAATGACGCTGGTATTTTGCTGGTGTACCACGGCGTGCCAGCCGAGATGGACGATAAACTTTGCATTGCGATATTCTGTGTGGATATCTTGTTCAACATCGCGCTGGTGTATGGTGCCCATAAG AAAATAATGTCATATTTGAGAATATTCTACTACTACACAATCGCCACTGTCGTAGCGGTGGTTCTACTGGAAATCATATCAATAATCGATTCAGGGCGTATAGAAGCTTTGGAGCTGATGACGCTATTTTTCACTGGTTTAT GTATACATCTCTACCTCCTGTTTCTGGTGAGAAGTTTACTAAAGAAGATGGATATGTCCGGCCACACATATGAGAACCAGCTGCATCAATTCATTAATGGGGAACTGAAGGTCGATGTAAACGGCATATACCCAAGTACTGTTGTGCCTATCGAGAGTGTATAA
- the LOC124535711 gene encoding uncharacterized protein LOC124535711, with translation MRLEIPECRRCCCCFPLRHGIIVFGYIHLLFSIFVLSVEIYVTVNHVSSEHTMALYRGVAFYSQVWFAFILFITEILFNIVLLVGAHTKKTQLLRAYYYYGITTTLASLVTFIVIRHSDLYSHFGFYILEACSVLTSLGIQVYLLLLVRSELLKIRQTSRLCYVNHASEIIIDTPIQTGRNPF, from the exons atgCGTTTAGAAATACCTGAATGTAGGCGGTGTTGTTGCTGCTTTCCTTTACGACATGGAATTATCGTTTTCGGATATATTCATTTG TTATTTTCCATCTTCGTGCTGTCAGTGGAGATTTACGTCACCGTAAACCACGTCTCCTCTGAGCACACAATGGCGCTGTACAGGGGAGTGGCTTTCTACTCGCAAGTCTGGTTTGCGTTCATACTCTTCATAACTGAAATCCTTTTCAACATTGTGCTACTTGTCGGAGCGCATACG AAAAAGACGCAGCTGCTCCGAGCTTACTACTACTACGGGATCACAACGACACTGGCTTCCCTCGTCACGTTCATTGTGATCAGACACAGCGACCTTTACAGTCACTTCGGTTTTTACATTTTGGAAGCCTGTTCCGTTCTCACCAGCTTAG GGATACAAGTCTATCTACTCCTGTTGGTGCGGAGTGAGCTGCTGAAGATACGCCAGACCAGTCGTCTTTGCTATGTGAACCACGCATCTGAAATAATTATCGACACTCCTATACAAACTGGACGTAATCCATTCTGA
- the LOC124535710 gene encoding uncharacterized protein LOC124535710, translating into MIKGSWEHHQTEWHCNLKEMYAVRAAISSRTTSLQDSRIILQCDNRTVVFYKKNEGGSWSRQLLDLTQNRLALVDHFNVVLLPHHLPVLYNTEADHLNVVLLPHHLPGLYNTEADHLSRNHAGSEWHLTEEATTRLFNLWETPDSYIRVTDSTRSNKLCYSRLARRKRLFLRRLQQILARSTGMVASTVQSDTQGARPPQLSIRSVQNSGTQVEEAFLASTFKIQRSEQQSGGHVDNDTACLSQQSTPGSLSYLW; encoded by the coding sequence ATGATAAAAGGGTCATGGGAACACCACCAGACCGAATGGCACTGCAATTTGAAGGAGATGTACGCAGTTAGAGCAGCCATATCCTCCAGAACAACTTCGCTCCAAGACTCGAGAATAATTCTTCAGTGCGATAACAGAACGGTTGTTTTCTATAAAAAGAACGAGGGAGGAAGCTGGTCACGACAATTGCTAGATCTGACTCAAAATCGGCTGGCTCTAGTGGACCACTTCAATGTTGTACTTCTCCCTCACCACCTACCGGTACTGTACAACACTGAAGCCGACCACCTCAATGTTGTACTTCTCCCTCACCACCTACCGGGACTGTACAACACCGAAGCTGACCACCTCTCGCGAAATCACGCCGGCTCCGAGTGGCATCTCACAGAAGAAGCAACCACGAGGCTGTTCAATCTGTGGGAAACACCAGACAGTTATATTCGCGTTACGGACAGCACACGTAGTAACAAACTATGTTACTCTAGACTTGCTAGGCGCAAACGCCTGTTTTTAAGACGTCTTCAGCAGATCCTGGCACGATCGACTGGCATGGTTGCTTCCACCGTCCAATCTGATACCCAGGGTGCTAGGCCACCTCAACTCAGCATCAGGTCAGTACAAAATAGTGGCACCCAAGTGGAAGAAGCCTTTTTGGCCTCGACCTTTAAAATTCAGAGATCTGAGCAACAGTCTGGCGGACACGTTGACAATGATACTGCCTGCTTAAGTCAGCAGTCTACGCCTGGAAGCTTGTCTTATCTCTGGTGA
- the LOC124535678 gene encoding uncharacterized protein LOC124535678 yields the protein MDPRRGIKEFCQKIKDRFKGRPDKKSNNCYWPEFISYCGCCTLSTGIYIRSIITLIISSLFLAINGTILNYLISLAPVIYNTNLTDSIDYVATDRESASNDHASLIFIYKCLLAYYIIWICFKVIYLLTVLFTAYAIFKKNTWMLKVLLYISVPNMILDFFISFIGTVVLSDALKFVLVACNLSEGYNILAINSEYKRMRGKSRLAVEDIQAPPRTDQIYVNSFITERRERYYNNHYQSHCRSCSCYFENINGIVTTDIRSVATIPSTVTIVENSNNIIANPTRTNGLNTNHPSSTTVNNQNNTAITEEGNEAVIVSEDGRVCRPNTLGPFNAKGKVDLPDIPFIYDEQQLNVGSSPVIEDRNINSLNNKNV from the exons ATGGATCCTAGACGGGGTATCAAGGAATTTTGTCAGAAAATCAAGGATCGTTTCAAAGGTAG GCCGGATAAGAAGTCGAATAATTGCTACTGGCCCGAATTCATTTCATACTGCGGATGCTGCACTCTATCGACTGGAATCTACATAAGATCGATCATCACActg attaTATCATCACTTTTCTTAGCTATCAACGGTACAATATTAAACTATTTGATCAGTCTAGCTCCAGTAATATACAATACTAATTTGACGGATAGTATTGACTATGTCGCCACGGACAGGGAGAGTGCCAGTAATGATCATGCGTCACTGATATTCATATACAAATGCCTTCTcgcatattatattatctggATATGTTTTAAGGTTATATATCTACTAACTGTTCTATTTACCGCATATGCGATATTTAAG AAAAACACGTGGATGTTGAAAGTGCTTCTTTATATAAGCGTGCCCAACATGATTCTGGACTTCTTTATATCCTTCATCGGCACAGTGGTACTCAGCGATGCTTTGAAATTCGTACTGGTTGCTTGTAact TATCCgaaggctacaatatattagcGATAAACAGTGAATACAAGAGAATGAGAGGTAAATCAAGATTAGCCGTGGAAGATATACAAGCACCGCCAAGAACAGACCAAATTTACGTGAACAGTTTTATTACTGAACGGAGAGAACGATACTATAACAACCACTACCAGAGTCATTGCAGAAGTTGTTCctgttattttgaaaatataaatggaaTCGTCACAACTGACATCAGATCAGTAGCAACTATACCTTCAACTGTGACTATTgttgaaaattcaaataatatcatAGCGAATCCTACACGCACAAACGGTTTAAATACTAACCATCCAAGTTCAACAACTGTGAATAATCAAAATAACACGGCTATCACTGAAGAAGGAAATGAGGCTGTCATTGTTTCTGAAGACGGTCGAGTTTGCAGACCCAATACTTTAGGACCATTTAACGCTAAAGGAAAAGTTGATTTACCAGATATACCATTTATATACGATGAGCAACAGTTGAATGTTGGGTCTAGTCCTGTAATCGAAGACAGAAATATAaactcattaaataataaaaatgtttga